A single region of the Lotus japonicus ecotype B-129 chromosome 4, LjGifu_v1.2 genome encodes:
- the LOC130715282 gene encoding early nodulin-93-like, with translation MGIPSELRDMWVSKSKTPFLIASPAEESKLLRSKQCTNEGVRAGFKAATIACVSSAVPTLAAVRIIPWAKANLNYTAQALIISAASIASYFIAADKTILECARKNARLQDSLRHDNKVAS, from the coding sequence ATGGGTATCCCGTCGGAATTGAGGGATATGTGGGTCTCCAAAAGTAAAACACCTTTCCTTATTGCTTCTCCCGCCGAGGAGAGCAAGCTTTTGAGGTCTAAGCAATGTACTAATGAGGGTGTGCGTGCTGGATTCAAAGCTGCTACTATTGCATGTGTTTCCAGCGCTGTGCCGACGTTGGCTGCAGTTCGCATTATTCCATGGGCGAAGGCAAACCTCAATTATACTGCTCAGGCACTCATCATATCTGCTGCATCCATTGCCTCATACTTCATCGCTGCTGATAAAACTATCTTGGAATGTGCAAGAAAGAATGCCCGGCTTCAAGACTCTCTGAGGCATGATAATAAAGTTGCATCTTAG